The Anoplopoma fimbria isolate UVic2021 breed Golden Eagle Sablefish chromosome 20, Afim_UVic_2022, whole genome shotgun sequence genome includes a window with the following:
- the tnfrsf1a gene encoding tumor necrosis factor receptor superfamily member 1A isoform X1, giving the protein MIMEGAGHRGRWIKKAPVGTILLLMCMFIPTLTSPEPSKEQTCPPGDYPNGKGICCNKCPQGFKLLDMCNATGQRSNCLPCPAGQYVDQINYYDKCHSCRRCKPEKHEVEVSSCESKQNTVCRCVDGYYKSKIDSETYECRRCKQCGKDEKTLQTCTSEKNTVCECKENYYRAKGKCAPCKNCSAECKHHCSTTPPLNTKAPKSDENLINIIAGVGVFTLVLLTLVVVITHKVTKRSTKKKLLKRSCPTSDVSPDSCKEVLVQSEEPSENMSVTAVPQSPVSEQEPSNLPDCVPLEIKIPDLIYMVLDLVPVTQVKRLVRSLGVNDTEIEQAEMDHRSCREAHYQMLRVWAERGSRAAGGGGRGRMLHWPLLHELLDTLRNIHLGQAAEELETMYGIQ; this is encoded by the exons ATGATAATGGAGGGAGCTGGACACAGAGGAAGATGGATCAAAAAAGCCCCTGTTGGCACAATACTGCTCCTTATG TGCATGTTCATCCCCACTCTGACATCGCCAGAGCCTTCAAAGGAGCAGACGTGTCCACCTGGGGACTATCCTAATGGAAAGGGAATTTGTTGCAACAAATGCCCTCAAG GTTTTAAGCTTCTGGACATGTGTAATGCTACTGGTCAGAGAAGTAACTGCCTACCATGTCCTGCTGGACAATACGTAGACCAGATTAACTACTATGACAAGTGTCACAGTTGCAGACGCTGCAAAC CAGAAAAGCATGAAGTGGAGGTATCGTCATGTGAAAGTAAGCAAAACACAGTTTGTCGCTGTGTGGACGGTTATTACAAATCTAAAATCGATTCGGAGACATACGAGTGTCGCAGATGCAAACAATGTGGAAAGGATGAAAAGACATTACAGACAT GTACGTCAGagaaaaacactgtgtgtgaatgcaaaGAGAACTACTACAGAGCCAAGGGCAAATGTGCACCCTGCAAGAA TTGTTCTGCTGAGTGTAAGCATCACTGCTCCACCACCCCACCCCTAAATACAAAAG CTCCTAAATCTGATGAAAATCTCATCAACATAATTGCGGGAGTTGGAGTTTTCACTTTGGTATTGCTGACGCTGGTGGTTGTCATCACCCACAAGGTCACAAAACGGTCTACGAAGAAGAAGTTGCTGAAACGATCCTGCCCAACATCGGATGTCTCCCCGGACTCATGCAAG GAAGTCCTGGTCCAAAGTGAGGAACCTTCAGAAAACATGAGTGTGACAGCTGTTCCCCAAAGTCCTGTGAGTGAACAGGAGCCGTCCAATCTGCCCGACTGTGTCCCCCTGGAAATCAAGA TCCCTGACCTGATCTACATGGTGTTGGATCTGGTTCCTGTGACGCAAGTGAAGCGGCTGGTGCGTTCTCTCGGTGTGAATGATACAGAGATCGAACAGGCAGAGATGGATCACCGATCCTGCCGCGAGGCTCACTACCAGATGCTGAGGGTTTGGGCGGAGAGAGGGTCACGTGCCGCCGGTGGAGGAGGTCGGGGTAGAATGCTGCACTGGCCCTTGTTGCACGAGCTGTTGGACACACTGAGAAATATACACCTGGGACAGGCAGCCGAGGAGCTGGAGACAATGTACGGCATTCAGTAA
- the tnfrsf1a gene encoding tumor necrosis factor receptor superfamily member 1A isoform X2: MIMEGAGHRGRWIKKAPVGTILLLMCMFIPTLTSPEPSKEQTCPPGDYPNGKGICCNKCPQGFKLLDMCNATGQRSNCLPCPAGQYVDQINYYDKCHSCRRCKQKHEVEVSSCESKQNTVCRCVDGYYKSKIDSETYECRRCKQCGKDEKTLQTCTSEKNTVCECKENYYRAKGKCAPCKNCSAECKHHCSTTPPLNTKAPKSDENLINIIAGVGVFTLVLLTLVVVITHKVTKRSTKKKLLKRSCPTSDVSPDSCKEVLVQSEEPSENMSVTAVPQSPVSEQEPSNLPDCVPLEIKIPDLIYMVLDLVPVTQVKRLVRSLGVNDTEIEQAEMDHRSCREAHYQMLRVWAERGSRAAGGGGRGRMLHWPLLHELLDTLRNIHLGQAAEELETMYGIQ, translated from the exons ATGATAATGGAGGGAGCTGGACACAGAGGAAGATGGATCAAAAAAGCCCCTGTTGGCACAATACTGCTCCTTATG TGCATGTTCATCCCCACTCTGACATCGCCAGAGCCTTCAAAGGAGCAGACGTGTCCACCTGGGGACTATCCTAATGGAAAGGGAATTTGTTGCAACAAATGCCCTCAAG GTTTTAAGCTTCTGGACATGTGTAATGCTACTGGTCAGAGAAGTAACTGCCTACCATGTCCTGCTGGACAATACGTAGACCAGATTAACTACTATGACAAGTGTCACAGTTGCAGACGCTGCAAAC AAAAGCATGAAGTGGAGGTATCGTCATGTGAAAGTAAGCAAAACACAGTTTGTCGCTGTGTGGACGGTTATTACAAATCTAAAATCGATTCGGAGACATACGAGTGTCGCAGATGCAAACAATGTGGAAAGGATGAAAAGACATTACAGACAT GTACGTCAGagaaaaacactgtgtgtgaatgcaaaGAGAACTACTACAGAGCCAAGGGCAAATGTGCACCCTGCAAGAA TTGTTCTGCTGAGTGTAAGCATCACTGCTCCACCACCCCACCCCTAAATACAAAAG CTCCTAAATCTGATGAAAATCTCATCAACATAATTGCGGGAGTTGGAGTTTTCACTTTGGTATTGCTGACGCTGGTGGTTGTCATCACCCACAAGGTCACAAAACGGTCTACGAAGAAGAAGTTGCTGAAACGATCCTGCCCAACATCGGATGTCTCCCCGGACTCATGCAAG GAAGTCCTGGTCCAAAGTGAGGAACCTTCAGAAAACATGAGTGTGACAGCTGTTCCCCAAAGTCCTGTGAGTGAACAGGAGCCGTCCAATCTGCCCGACTGTGTCCCCCTGGAAATCAAGA TCCCTGACCTGATCTACATGGTGTTGGATCTGGTTCCTGTGACGCAAGTGAAGCGGCTGGTGCGTTCTCTCGGTGTGAATGATACAGAGATCGAACAGGCAGAGATGGATCACCGATCCTGCCGCGAGGCTCACTACCAGATGCTGAGGGTTTGGGCGGAGAGAGGGTCACGTGCCGCCGGTGGAGGAGGTCGGGGTAGAATGCTGCACTGGCCCTTGTTGCACGAGCTGTTGGACACACTGAGAAATATACACCTGGGACAGGCAGCCGAGGAGCTGGAGACAATGTACGGCATTCAGTAA
- the plekhg6 gene encoding uncharacterized protein plekhg6 → MDSTKPSLSSMVPHVNNAGGNESLMREPSVPWRDSVDGEKLRDTETREPDVDGTTAAAETNHYHRVSADKHKSNTFGYQRRTKQKVVTDVGTVSKGTSAVTKPRAALRQVLFSQGVSEKNPASEERSQLDVLKQDLGTFAVPLNLKWRWKEESQGTTLEKNWTDIVQSHSTMAKMQRHQQEALWEFVHTELTYINKLIIIKDLVIAALVNLHKHGFLLEVTTELLFSNLPSILAAHQLFWQEVIYPMLQEVRRTGKPFDPMVLEAGCLQFHECFSSYHHYCWEEENNLEFTRRQMESNPHFVTYVQWVETHPQCERMRLGDMQAKPHQRITKYPLLLKAVLKTTQELHVQHTLRGMLSSVNSFLESINDHLKLKDEKLALNISAQRVEGYEVEGINEDIDKHVREICQFDLTCPIRGVGPEVVRKLLLEENLKIRERKDNKLEVVALLFSDVLLMTKVQKKGERLKVVRPPLALDRTFCIALKDGCSFVLVEVGELRSAMNVYIFAASTSESCSTWVSTIHQAKETLWNQRQTEGNRQQENWRIQQLEAKPVTEAKTDDMETEEQPLMESRRETFADELTEEIIPQSINGMLAPKEAEELYQPPEGVATDNPVSSFWHSQPNVNNSKLVHKGSAGWQQAVNRYEWIEMGVRREETRIHREKEEKREQRLWNHRVQSAPNLDNFSHGIAADPLRYNTTGSHAVLYPDVDYPMEEESNIHLPDQPSIFREEPEFLGQAREAGLSTNRDSDSQSVNQDSRSNSDYSQSGDTETSSEAWGCSKDLKSPGLRRRRPINTHQGPSSQKSNQFIQGSGQKKSFSFSNLNTQQKRNSHPPGSESHRVLKLGSLKQNQGMFLRIHDRVSPDPQTWSESELPDLNVHNRVKTRRSASIPNIIIEGGHRLGLHTSSLYTLPQAEDAPLPKPNGHHSALEGLLTRAKKRDGLKRDRNVKTANLRSRNPPSPSFSTTPSPSPSDGDRDTEWEEVELIRHRALTVSKGWKEQLVDGDEDDKKQSFIFTDGVNVDWSGWCFDDDEVMDHLLPGDEGFLESFSRSLASWDIVGSSEQDDGEYSQV, encoded by the exons atggaTTCAACCAAGCCCAG CCTTTCCTCAATGGTACCGCATGTAAACAACGCTGGGGGAAATGAATCACTGATGCGAGAACCATCGGTGCCATGGCGGGACAGTGTGGACGGGGAGAAGTTAAGGGACACAGAAACCAGAGAGCCAGACGTTGATGGGACgacagcagctgcagagacGAACCATTACCACAGGGTgtcagcagacaaacacaagtCCAATACGTTTGGCTACCAG AGGCGGACCAAGCAGAAGGTTGTGACTGACGTAGGAACAGTGAGTAAGGGAACATCGGCAGTTACCAAACCCAGAGCCGCACTGAGACAGGTCCTGTTCAGCCAGGGAGTATCTGAGAAGAACCCGGCGTCTGAG GAGCGAAGTCAGCTGGATGTGTTGAAGCAGGATCTGGGGACTTTTGCTGTCCCGCTCAATCTCAAGTGGAGGTGGAAGGAGGAAAGTCAGGGAACTACGCTGGAGAAGAACTGGACAGATATAGTGCAATCTCATTCA ACGATGGCTAAGATGCAGAGACACCAACAGGAGGCGCTGTGGGAGTTTGTCCATACCGAGCTCACTTACATCAACAAACTAATTATCATCAAAGAC TTGGTTATTGCGGCTCTTGTCAACCTGCACAAGCATGGATTTCTCCTGGAG GTGACCACTGAGCTGCTTTTCTCTAACCTTCCCTCCATCCTCGCCGCACACCAGCTATTCTGGCAGGAGGTGATTTATCCCATGTTACAAGAAGTCCGGAGGACAGGCAAGCCCTTTGACCCCATGGTGTTAGAGGCTGGTTGCCTGCAG TTCCACGAGTGCTTCTCTTCCTATCATCATTACTGTTGGGAGGAGGAAAACAATCTGGAGTTCACACGCAGGCAGATGGAGAGCAACCCACATTTCGTCACTTATGTTCAG TGGGTGGAGACTCACCCTCAGTGTGAGCGGATGCGGCTCGGGGACATGCAAGCCAAACCCCATCAGAGGATCACAAAGTATCCTCTGCTGCTCAAGGCCGTGCTGAAAACCACCCAGGAACTTCACGTGCAGCACACACTCAGAGGCATG tTATCCAGTGTTAACAGTTTTTTGGAGAGCATCAATGACCACCTGAAGCTAAAAGATGAGAAACTCGCTCTCAATATTTCTGCTCAGAGGGTGGAGGGATACGAGGTGGAGGGCATAAATGAAGATATTGACAAG CATGTCCGAGAGATTTGTCAGTTTGACCTAACATGCCCCATCAGAGGAGTAGGTCCTGAAGTCGTACGCAAGCTTCTGCTGGAGGAGAACTTGAAGATTCGggagagaaaagacaacaag CTCGAGGTGGTGGCTCTCCTTTTCTCAGATGTTCTTCTAATGACCAAAGTCCAGAAGAAAGGAGAGCGGCTGAAGGTAGTTCGACCTCCTCTGGCCCTTGACAGAACTTTTTGCATAGCACTGAAAGATGGCT gtTCATTTGTTCTTGTGGAAGTAGGTGAGCTTCGGAGTGCCATGAATGTCTACATATTTGCAGCCAGTACCTCAGAGAGCTGCTCCACATGGGTCTCCACCATCCACCAGGCAAAG GAAACACTGTGGAACCAGAGACAGACTGAGGGTAACAGACAACAGGAAAATTGGAGAATCCAGCAGCTGGAGGCCAAACCTGTGACAGAAGCCAAGACAGATGATATGGAGACAGAAGAACAACCTTTAATGGAATCAAGACGAGAGACCTTTGCAGATGAACTTACTGAGGAAATTATCCCACAATCAATAAATGGAATGTTGGCGCCTAAAGAAGCAGAGGAACTGTATCAACCTCCAGAAGGTGTGGCCACGGACAATCCTGTTTCATCTTTTTGGCACTCCCAGCCCAATGTCAATAACAGTAAACTAGTGCATAAGGGATCTGCTGGTTGGCAACAAGCAGTAAACAGATATGAATGGATAGAAATGGGAGTAAGACGAGAAGAAACCAGAatccacagagagaaagaagagaaaagggagcAAAGACTGTGGAACCACAGAGTACAGTCTGCCCCTAATCTGGATAATTTCAGTCATGGTATTGCAGCTGATCCATTACGATACAATACTACTGGATCGCATGCTGTCTTATATCCAGATGTTGACTATCCAATGGAGGAAGAAAGTAATATACACCTTCCTGACCAACCATCAATATTCAGGGAGGAGCCTGAATTCTTAGGACAAGCACGAGAGGCAGGGTTATCAACAAATAGGGACTCAGATTCCCAGTCTGTGAACCAGGACTCTAGGAGCAATTCTGACTACAGCCAGTCTGGAGACACGGAGACATCTTCAGAGGCTTGGGGCTGCTCAAAGGATTTAAAGTCACCTGGTTTACGCAGGAGGAGGCCAATCAATACCCATCAGGGCCCCTCCTCTCAGAagtctaatcagttcatccagggctcaggacagaaaaaaagcttctcTTTCTCCAACTTAAATACCCAACAGAAAAGAAACTCTCATCCACCTGGCTCAGAGTCACACCGGGTGCTAAAGCTGGGCTCCCTGAAGCAGAACCAAGGGATGTTTTTAAGAATTCATGATCGAGTCTCTCCAGACCCCCAAACATGGTCTGAATCTGAGCTTCCTGATCTAAACGTCCATAACAGAGTGAAAACCCGAAGGAGTGCCTCTATTCCTAACATCATCATTGAAGGAGGGCATAGACTTGGCCTGCACACTAGTAGTCTGTACACGTTACCCCAAGCTGAGGATGCACCTTTGCCAAAACCAAATGGACACCACTCGGCTCTGGAGGGTCTTCTGACAAGAGCCAAAAAGAGGGATGgattaaaaagagacagaaatgtgaaaaCGGCCAATTTGAGGTCAAGGAATCCTCCTTCCCCCTCGTTTTCCACCACACCATCACCATCGCCCAGTGATGGAGACAGGGACACAGagtgggaggaggtggagctgaTAAGACACAGAGCCCTCACAGTGAGTAAAGGATGGAAGGAGCAGCTGGTGGACGGAGATGAAGATGACAAGAAGCAAAG TTTTATCTTTACAGACGGAGTAAATGTAGACTGGTCAGGTTGGtgctttgatgatgatgaagttatGGATCATTTACTCCCTGGAGACGAAGGGTTTCTGGAGAGCTTCAGCCGATCTTTGGCCTCCTGGGATATCGTCGGAAGTTCAGAGCAAGATGACGGGGAGTACAGTCAAGTGTAG
- the LOC129109540 gene encoding uncharacterized protein LOC129109540 encodes MPLEYFIFGVITFLFTGAQCEVSEVFAEVGSQAVLPCKSSPLYAFTPSIIWSKANKGTVWRKQRSGLQYWGASWSPKVTQRVKCPHSQFEKGDFSLQINNVKEEDGGVYSCRVGQGDQGVEKMVMLRITEVSVSSSVPIWGDDVTISCNMSPWPQGASVHWTLNNSPFVPRTVIASNRVTTKNVVREKATAKLTGNWTCVVNYDGKEGRASAALTVKGIIQPSQENTKVYAVVGSAVTLPCVFSSGFIPSNPVWEKLKPGFLFKPTPGRLPASFSPSIPFTQLSFDQSASLKEVGLDDEGRYRCSGTIEGQRLTRNMQLVVAKIHSSIPSENTGSVTLTCQLTDTSEVTDYEWVHVVYDFNGTRSVGSIQKGKTLSISTVTEENQGEWACNFYGKDGILGNVTYHIQLMSRLRGQKSSGVSHNTAAMVGLSFLLLVLLLILAQMYKNHQRRKRIFQFPALETIVHTVSNEREQRERNQEKK; translated from the exons ATGCCGTTGGAGTATTTCATCTTTGGGgtcattacatttctttttacag GGGCTCAGTGTGAGGTATCTGAGGTTTTTGCTGAAGTGGGCTCTCAGGCTGTGCTACCTTGTAAAAGTAGCCCATTGTACGCCTTTACCCCCTCTATCATCTGGAGTAAAGCCAACAAAGG CACTGTTTGGAGAAAGCAAAGGAGTGGTCTGCAGTACTGGGGCGCTAGCTGGTCTCCAAAAGTCACCCAACGTGTAAAATGCCCCCACTCCCAATTTGAAAAAGGTGATTTCAGCCTCCAAATCAACAatgtgaaggaggaggatggaggagttTACTCATGCAGGGTGGGACAAGGAGACCAGGGCGTTGAAAAAATGGTCATGCTCAGAATCACTGAAG TGTCCGTTTCTTCATCGGTTCCCATATGGGGGGACGACGTGACGATCAGCTGTAACATGTCACCTTGGCCTCAGGGAGCCTCTGTGCACTGGACATTGAACAACAGCCCATTTGTGCCTCGGACTGTAATCGCCTCAAACAGAGTTACCACTAAAAATGTTGTGAGGGAAAAGGCAACTGCGAAACTGACAGGAAACTGGACCTGTGTGGTGAACTACGATGGCAAAGAGGGGCGAGCTTCGGCAGCTCTGACTGTGAAGG GTATCATCCAACCATCCCAAGAAAATACTAAAGTGTATGCTGTTGTGGGATCTGCAGTCACCCTCCCCTGtgtgttctcctctggtttcatCCCATCTAATCCAGTCTGGGAGAAACTGAAACCTGGGTTTCTTTTTAAACCTACTCCCGGTCGCCTTCCTgcctccttctctccatccatACCGTTCACTCAGCTCTCCTTCGATCAATCCGCAAGTTTGAAAGAAGTTGGGTTGGACGATGAGGGCAGGTACAGATGCTCTGGCACCATAGAAGGACAACGGTTGACTCGGAATATGCAGCTTGTCGTGGCCAAAA ttCACAGCAGCATTCCGTCAGAGAACACAGGCTCTGTGACGCTGACCTGCCAACTGACAGACACGAGCGAGGTCACCGACTACGAGTGGGTTCATGTGGTCTATGACTTCAACGGCACCCGATCAGTTGGGTCCATCCAGAAGGGGAAGACTCTGAGTATAAGCACAGTGACTGAGGAGAACCAGGGCGAATGGGCGTGTAATTTCTACGGGAAAGatggcattttgggaaatgttacATACCACATTCAACTGATGA GTCGTCTGAGAGGACAAAAATCTTCGGGTGTCTCACATAACACTGCTGCCATGGTTGGTCTCAGCTTTCTCCTCCTCGTTCTGCTGTTGATTTTGGCTCAGATGTACAAGAACCACCAAAGG aggaAAAGGATCTTTCAGTTCCCTGCGCTGGAGACAATTGTTCATACCGTCTCAAATGAGcgggagcagagagaaagaaaccaAGAGAAAAAGTAA
- the mrpl51 gene encoding 39S ribosomal protein L51, mitochondrial — translation MSVLGALLKAGSSFCQSAGTLLNTARTISTGTCCQIRMHAIPQLKKVDRWTEKRSMFGVYDNIGILGDFKAHPKDLIVAPCWLKAFKGNELLRLTRKKKMVGDRMMTLDKHNLEKRIRFLYRRFNRTGKRR, via the exons ATGTCAGTCCTAGGAGCTTTACTGAAAGCTGGATCGTCCTTCTGTCAGTCTGCTGGGACTCTGCTAAACACAGCTAGGACCATTTCTACCG gtACATGCTGTCAGATAAGGATGCATGCCATCCCTCAGCTGAAGAAGGTGGACAGGTGGACTGAGAAGAGGAGCATGTTTGGAGTTTATGATAACATAGGAATCTTAG GGGACTTTAAAGCTCATCCCAAAGACCTCATTGTGGCTCCCTGCTGGCTGAAGGCTTTCAAAGGCAACGAACTGCTCCGTCTAACTAGAAAGAAGAAGATGGTGGGAGACAGAATGATGACTCTGGACAAACACAACTTGGAGAAGAGGATACGCTTCCTCTACAGACGCTTCAACCGCACTGGCAAACGCCGTTAA
- the LOC129109305 gene encoding vesicle-associated membrane protein 1-like, with product MYFMPPMHKSVPHLGPPIQRSVVTPLHWSAPDAAAPGGAPGAPGAPGGDGAPGGAPPGPPNTSSNRRLQQTQAQVEEVVDIMRVNVDKVLERDQKLSELDDRADALQAGASQFESCAAKLKNKYWWKNCKMMIMMGIIGVIVVGILFCK from the exons ATGTACTTCATGCCACCAATGCATAAGTCGGTGCCCCATTTGGGTCCCCCCATTCAAAGAAGTGTGGTCACGCCACTGCACTG GTCTGCCCCAGATGCTGCTGCACCAGGTGGAGCCCCCGGTGCTCCAGGAGCCCCTGGTGGTGATGGAGCCCCAGGCGGCGCACCTCCTGGCCCACCCAATACTTCCAGCAACCGCAGGCTACAGCAGACACAGGCCCAAGTCGAGGAG GTGGTGGATATCATGCGGGTGAATGTAGACAAGGTTTTGGAAAGGGACCAGAAGCTTTCAGAGCTTGATGACAGAGCGGACGCTCTCCAAGCCGGAGCCTCCCAGTTCGAAAGCTGCGCAGCTAAGCTAAAGAACAAGTACTGGTGGAAGAACTGCAAG aTGATGATCATGATGGGGATCATTGGAGTCATAGTGGTTGGAATACTATTCTGTAAGTAG
- the tapbpl gene encoding tapasin-related protein, with translation MMIVVVLFGYFLTCVCGDGVADLVLSCTLVEEGVGHEGMGGGSLFTRTPATLILRDVPVTSDESLETLTPFVPPSIPDPEAILLEVEVSSPEIPNAHVLLHADCNEQEVMCEMSRYSPRGSQESSGSAYFMVSIIVEGVEFSTALILQTLEVKKDQTTLIQNKLGLPLSRSGTLLTEVIFLVYSYVKSVSAPLRGDVILNCGFKQQEIPLAQEVAVEWRLQHRGNGWKVLDMVTRLDDVEGSTVVNAERKGSSMNASQVVGEGNASVTLTKLKVLDEGTYICTVSIGLFYAQQVIQLQVIQPPHVSLSKEKLVLNTKSPQTLSCHCANYYPLDAQMEWLSLSPTDTEPTVLPDQGSLSSHRQHGDRTYSLSSHLSVPSTVSPGTEIICRVSHPAMDAPLSLSLVVESPEPGSYWWVLGFLVVTLIFFYQVMR, from the exons GTGACGGGGTTGCAGATTTGGTACTTTCCTGCACCCTGGTGGAGGAGGGAGTCGGACATGAAGGAATGGGAGGTGGCTCACTCTTCACACGGACTCCTGCCACTCTTATCTTAAGAGACGTTCCAGTGACTTCTGACGAATCACTTGAAACACTCACTCCGTTTGTCCCGCCTTCAATCCCTGACCCAGAGGCCATCCTGTTAGAAGTTGAAG TGTCATCACCTGAGATCCCCAATGCACACGTGTTGCTCCATGCGGACTGCAATGAGCAGGAGGTGATGTGCGAAATGAGCCGTTACTCTCCTCGTGGATCCCAGGAAAGTTCAGGATCAGCTTATTTTATGGTGTCTATTATTGTGGAGGGAGTTGAGTTCAGCACTGCGTTGATTCTGCAGACTTTGGAGGTCAAGAAGGACCAGACGACCCTCATACAAAACAAACTGGGTCTTCCTCTTAGCCGGTCTGGAACTCTTTTGACTGAAG TGATATTCCTGGTCTATTCCTATGTAAAGTCTGTGTCTGCCCCTCTGAGAGGCGATGTTATCCTCAACTGTGGCTTCAAGCAACAGGAGATACCTTTAGCGCAGGAAGTGGCCGTTGAATGGCGACTGCAACACAGGGGAAACGGGTGGAAAGTGCTTGATATGGTGACGAGGCTGGATGACGTAGAAGGGAGCACAGTGG TGAATGCAGAAAGGAAGGGATCAAGCATGAATGCCTCCCAGGTTGTTGGAGAGGGTAACGCGTCTGTGACTCTGACCAAGCTGAAGGTTTTGGACGAGGGGACCTACATCTGTACCGTCAGTATTGGCCTTTTCTACGCCCAGCAGGTCATTCAGCTGCAGGTTATTC AACCACCTCATGTTTCACTGTCAAAGGAGAAATTGGTTTTGAATACAAAGTCCCCCCAGACGCTGAGCTGCCACTGCGCTAATTACTATCCCCTGGATGCTCAG ATGGAGTGGTTGTCCCTCTCTCCTACAGACACAGAGCCCACAGTGCTTCCAGATCAGGGCTCTCTGTCCAGCCATCGACAGCATGGTGACAGGACTTATTCCCTGTCATCTCATCTCTCTGTGCCCTCCACTGTCTCCCCTGGGACTGAAATCATCTGCAGGGTGTCTCACCCAGCCATGGacgctcctctctctctcagtctggtGGTAGAAAGTCCAGAACCAG GTTCCTACTGGTGGGTTCTGGGGTTCCTGGTTGTCACTTTGATTTTCTTCTACCAGGTCATGAGATAA